A stretch of Sphingomicrobium flavum DNA encodes these proteins:
- a CDS encoding helicase-related protein has protein sequence MSRHADGLVRAILGPTNTGKTHLAIERMCAHSSGVIGFPLRLLAREVYDRVVALKGEKQVALVTGEERIVPKDARYVLCTAESMPVPQAQGELLPGEPGDLPRHYAFAAIDEAQLGMDPERGHVFTDRMLRARGREETLILGSDTLRPIVRELLPEAEIVSRPRFSTLSYAGSTKLSRLPPRSAIVAFSAEQVYAIAEMLRRFKGGAAVVMGALSPATRNAQVDLFQRGEVDYLVATDAIGMGLNMDVKHVAFAGLSKFDGQRERRLRIPEMAQIAGRAGRHQTDGTFGTLAVGDKSAEFTDEEIANIEAHRFRPLESVYWRNAHLDFRSVANLIASLEEKPDDPMLRSAPVAIDLAVLKSLAEDPAIAAMGGQRARTLWACCGLPDFRKVGPTHHARMVRRIFSYIGEGGHIPQDWFAAEVTRLDQVMGDIEVLADRLAGIRSWAYIAQRSDWLQNPARWAERTREVEARLSDALHAGLTQRFVDRRTAILVRDIGAHGADALPVTVAADGEVSVGPEPIGHLAGFDFKVDPTAHHADKRLLLAAAERRLGKELSRRARKLIDAPDTAFQLVEDGDRLAIAWEGNILARLAPGRSLTEPAVRTVRALDRLSAPQRSALRARLERWLETMIERHLSPLKQLSDAASDKNVAPGVRAVAAMLADTGGLLPRKALSAAIQHLEKADRTTLHKLRVRLGALDVFVATLLKPAAQYWRAALLAVRDDRALPTLPRPGTALLDETADPNAAALAFRPVGKKWLRVDMADRLATHALQVKQRDGDDPVDLALATSIGLDAADIRKLMAEIGYVPQGETWKWRGAGRRTQQARKRGKQPRRPHKPNVFTEAFKDFKR, from the coding sequence ATGTCCCGACACGCGGACGGCCTTGTTCGGGCCATTTTAGGGCCCACCAATACCGGCAAGACCCACTTGGCGATCGAGCGGATGTGCGCCCATTCATCGGGCGTCATCGGCTTCCCGCTGCGCCTGCTCGCGCGCGAAGTCTATGACCGCGTGGTCGCACTGAAAGGCGAAAAGCAGGTCGCGCTCGTCACCGGCGAGGAACGGATCGTTCCCAAGGATGCGCGCTACGTCCTGTGCACGGCGGAAAGCATGCCCGTCCCGCAGGCGCAGGGCGAACTGCTCCCCGGCGAACCGGGCGACCTGCCGCGCCATTATGCCTTTGCCGCCATCGACGAGGCGCAACTGGGCATGGATCCCGAACGCGGCCATGTCTTTACCGATCGCATGCTGCGCGCGCGGGGGCGTGAGGAAACGCTGATCCTCGGCTCGGATACGCTGCGCCCCATCGTGCGCGAACTCCTCCCCGAAGCCGAGATCGTCAGCCGCCCGCGCTTCTCGACGCTGTCCTATGCGGGATCGACCAAATTGTCGCGCCTGCCCCCGCGCAGCGCCATCGTCGCGTTCAGCGCAGAACAGGTCTACGCCATCGCCGAAATGCTGCGCCGCTTCAAAGGCGGGGCGGCGGTCGTCATGGGCGCCTTGTCGCCCGCCACCCGCAACGCGCAGGTCGATCTCTTCCAGCGCGGCGAAGTGGATTATCTGGTCGCCACCGATGCCATCGGCATGGGCCTTAACATGGATGTCAAACATGTCGCTTTTGCGGGCCTCAGCAAATTTGACGGCCAGCGCGAGCGCCGTTTGCGCATCCCGGAAATGGCGCAGATCGCCGGGCGCGCCGGGCGTCACCAGACCGACGGCACCTTCGGCACCCTCGCCGTGGGCGATAAGAGCGCCGAATTCACCGACGAGGAAATCGCCAATATCGAGGCGCATCGCTTCCGCCCGCTGGAAAGCGTCTATTGGCGCAACGCCCATCTCGATTTCCGCTCGGTCGCGAACCTCATCGCCAGCCTCGAGGAAAAGCCCGACGATCCGATGCTCCGCTCGGCCCCCGTCGCGATCGACCTTGCGGTGCTCAAATCGCTCGCCGAAGATCCTGCCATCGCGGCGATGGGCGGCCAGCGCGCGCGCACTTTATGGGCCTGTTGCGGCCTGCCCGATTTCCGCAAGGTCGGCCCCACCCACCATGCCCGCATGGTCCGCCGCATCTTCTCCTATATCGGCGAGGGCGGCCATATCCCGCAGGACTGGTTCGCCGCCGAGGTCACCCGCCTCGACCAGGTGATGGGCGATATCGAGGTGCTGGCCGATCGCCTCGCCGGCATCCGCAGCTGGGCCTATATCGCCCAGCGTTCCGACTGGTTGCAAAACCCCGCCCGCTGGGCCGAGCGCACGCGCGAGGTCGAGGCCCGCCTGTCCGACGCGCTCCATGCCGGCCTCACCCAGCGCTTCGTCGACCGCCGTACCGCCATCCTGGTGCGCGATATCGGCGCGCATGGCGCCGACGCTTTGCCCGTCACCGTCGCCGCCGATGGCGAAGTTTCGGTCGGCCCCGAACCCATCGGTCATCTTGCCGGTTTCGACTTCAAGGTCGATCCCACCGCCCATCATGCCGACAAGCGCCTGCTGCTCGCGGCTGCCGAACGGCGCCTCGGCAAGGAATTGTCGCGCCGCGCCCGCAAGCTGATCGATGCGCCCGATACCGCTTTCCAGCTGGTCGAGGATGGCGACCGGCTGGCCATCGCCTGGGAGGGAAACATCCTCGCCCGCCTCGCCCCCGGCCGCTCGCTGACCGAACCCGCGGTGCGCACCGTACGCGCGCTCGATCGCCTGTCCGCGCCCCAGCGCAGCGCGCTGCGCGCCCGGCTCGAACGCTGGCTCGAAACCATGATCGAGCGGCATCTGTCGCCCTTGAAGCAGCTCTCCGACGCCGCGTCGGACAAGAATGTCGCGCCCGGTGTGCGCGCGGTCGCGGCCATGCTTGCCGATACGGGCGGCCTCCTGCCGCGCAAGGCCTTGAGCGCCGCCATCCAGCATCTGGAAAAAGCCGATCGCACCACGCTGCACAAGCTGCGCGTCCGCCTCGGCGCGCTCGACGTGTTCGTCGCCACGCTGCTGAAACCCGCCGCCCAATATTGGCGCGCCGCCCTGCTGGCGGTGCGCGATGATCGCGCGCTGCCCACCCTGCCAAGGCCCGGCACCGCGCTGCTCGACGAGACCGCCGATCCCAACGCCGCCGCGCTCGCCTTCCGCCCGGTCGGCAAGAAGTGGCTACGCGTCGACATGGCCGATCGGCTCGCCACCCATGCCCTCCAGGTCAAGCAGCGCGATGGCGACGATCCAGTCGATCTTGCGCTCGCAACCAGCATTGGCCTCGACGCCGCAGACATCCGCAAGCTGATGGCCGAAATCGGCTATGTCCCGCAGGGCGAGACGTGGAAATGGCGCGGCGCAGGCCGCCGCACGCAGCAGGCCAGGAAGCGCGGCAAGCAGCCCCGCCGGCCGCACAAGCCCAACGTCTTCACCGAGGCCTTCAAGGATTTCAAACGCTAG
- a CDS encoding transcriptional regulator → MPDLDPVLHAPARLQIAAILSRVDDAEFALLRQATGTSDSVLSKHLSALGEAGYVKLRKAKAEGRQRTWAAFTQKGRRAFAAHMAALRELVESAEQAVAAQ, encoded by the coding sequence ATGCCTGACCTCGACCCCGTGCTGCACGCGCCCGCGCGCCTGCAGATCGCTGCCATCCTGTCACGCGTGGACGATGCCGAATTTGCCCTGCTGCGGCAGGCCACCGGCACCAGCGATTCGGTGCTTTCCAAGCATCTCTCCGCGCTTGGGGAAGCGGGCTATGTGAAATTGCGCAAGGCCAAGGCGGAGGGGCGCCAGCGGACCTGGGCCGCCTTCACCCAGAAGGGGCGCCGTGCCTTTGCCGCGCATATGGCGGCGCTGCGCGAATTGGTCGAAAGCGCCGAGCAGGCGGTGGCGGCGCAGTAA
- a CDS encoding MipA/OmpV family protein — translation MSAPLCLSALALSLALPVAAAAQDAPEGPPPGAPVPPGDNVTVGVGLAWGPDYMGSDDYRFIPGALVRGSVGGIDFQTTGLRLSAGIGSDGPVSFSAGPVIGLRLSRSGNVRDDLVDELPDRKVGVEVGAYASVAFKQVTNPYDSLSFKLEGVHDIAGAHDDWLLTPSVSFTTPISRKTLINLTASAEFVGDDFASTYFGITPEESALVPALAPYALDGGLKSYGASLLVGHSLNDNPFSGFSVFALGSYTRITGDFADSPLVAERGNPNQFFLVAGVGYSF, via the coding sequence ATGTCCGCGCCGCTTTGTCTTTCCGCTCTAGCCCTCTCGCTCGCGCTGCCCGTCGCCGCCGCTGCGCAGGATGCTCCCGAAGGCCCGCCCCCCGGGGCGCCGGTCCCGCCCGGTGACAATGTGACGGTCGGTGTCGGCCTTGCCTGGGGCCCCGATTATATGGGCTCGGACGATTATCGCTTCATCCCCGGCGCGCTGGTGCGCGGCAGCGTGGGCGGGATCGATTTCCAGACCACGGGACTGCGCCTGTCCGCCGGCATCGGCAGCGATGGCCCGGTCAGCTTCTCCGCCGGCCCGGTCATCGGGCTTCGCCTGTCGCGCTCGGGCAATGTGCGCGACGATCTTGTCGACGAGCTGCCCGACCGCAAGGTCGGCGTCGAGGTCGGCGCTTATGCGTCGGTGGCGTTCAAGCAGGTCACCAACCCCTATGACAGCTTGAGCTTCAAGCTGGAGGGTGTGCACGACATTGCCGGCGCGCATGATGACTGGCTCCTCACCCCGAGCGTGAGCTTCACCACCCCCATCTCGCGCAAGACGCTGATCAACCTGACCGCCTCGGCCGAATTTGTCGGCGACGATTTCGCTTCCACCTATTTCGGAATCACGCCCGAGGAATCCGCTTTGGTCCCCGCGCTCGCCCCCTACGCACTCGATGGCGGGCTCAAAAGCTATGGCGCCAGCCTGCTGGTCGGCCACAGCCTCAACGACAATCCCTTCTCGGGCTTTTCGGTTTTCGCGCTGGGCAGCTACACCCGCATCACCGGCGATTTCGCTGACAGCCCGCTGGTGGCCGAGCGCGGCAACCCCAACCAGTTCTTCCTGGTCGCCGGAGTCGGTTACAGTTTCTAG
- a CDS encoding ATP-binding protein, with amino-acid sequence MNDQPNLQQFVNELNSYGQEEGDTPAAVPGAEPAIGHVLEIAGSGSRAVLDARRLMQLQGNEDPALSMSGQVGSQVKMPVGDAWLIANVRTMKAFEGTTVLAHVDFLGEGKRAADGRMSNFKRGVTRFPIPGCEVHPVTTQDLQAVFAADNRPHIEIGTVYPTDDIRGALYVDPMLGKHFAVLGSTGTGKSTSVSLILHRISELSPEGHIVMIDPHGEYSAAFKGFGELFNVDNLQLPYWLMNFEEHCEVMLTSSGHDRQRDEDILAKCLLEARQRNKMTDEFGKVTVDSPIPYLLTDFNQIIVNEMGKLDRAGDASPYQRLKNKLDELRSDPRYSFMFSGMLVSDTMGKFLAKMFRLPAEGRPISIVDVSGVPSEVTSTVVSVLARMVFDYAIWSRTEAQRPMLLVCEEAHRYVPKDESGGNQAVRRILERIAKEGRKYGVSLGLITQRPSDLAEGVLSQCGTIISMRLNNERDQDVVRAAMPEGARGFLDAIPALRNRECIASGEGVNIPIRVTFDNLEAEKRPASSDPSFAEMWRQTGDEEGIIQRTVRRWRGHGK; translated from the coding sequence ATGAACGATCAGCCCAACCTTCAGCAATTCGTCAACGAGCTGAACAGCTATGGCCAGGAAGAAGGCGATACGCCGGCCGCCGTTCCGGGTGCCGAGCCCGCCATCGGCCATGTGCTGGAAATTGCCGGATCGGGCAGCCGCGCGGTGCTCGATGCCCGCCGCCTAATGCAGCTGCAGGGCAATGAAGATCCCGCGCTCTCGATGTCCGGCCAGGTCGGCAGCCAGGTCAAGATGCCGGTCGGCGATGCCTGGCTCATCGCCAACGTGCGTACGATGAAGGCGTTCGAAGGCACCACCGTGCTCGCCCATGTCGACTTTTTGGGCGAAGGCAAGCGCGCCGCCGATGGCCGCATGTCCAACTTCAAGCGCGGGGTGACCCGCTTCCCGATCCCGGGCTGCGAAGTCCATCCGGTGACGACGCAGGATCTCCAGGCCGTCTTCGCCGCCGACAACCGACCGCATATCGAGATCGGTACCGTCTATCCGACCGACGATATTCGCGGCGCGCTCTATGTCGATCCCATGCTCGGCAAGCATTTCGCGGTGCTGGGCTCGACCGGTACCGGTAAGTCGACCTCGGTCAGCCTCATCCTTCACCGCATTTCGGAGCTCAGCCCCGAAGGCCATATCGTGATGATCGATCCGCACGGCGAATATTCGGCCGCCTTCAAGGGCTTTGGCGAACTGTTCAACGTCGACAATCTGCAGCTGCCCTACTGGCTGATGAACTTCGAGGAACATTGCGAAGTCATGCTCACGAGCTCGGGCCATGACCGCCAGCGCGACGAGGACATCCTCGCCAAGTGCCTCTTGGAAGCGCGCCAGCGCAACAAGATGACCGACGAATTCGGCAAGGTGACGGTCGACAGCCCGATCCCCTATTTGCTGACCGACTTCAACCAGATCATCGTCAACGAAATGGGCAAATTGGACCGCGCGGGCGATGCTTCGCCCTATCAGCGCCTCAAGAACAAGTTGGACGAACTGCGCTCCGATCCGCGCTACAGCTTCATGTTCTCGGGCATGCTGGTCAGCGATACGATGGGCAAGTTCCTCGCCAAGATGTTCCGCCTGCCCGCCGAGGGCCGGCCGATTTCGATCGTCGACGTCTCGGGCGTCCCGTCCGAGGTTACCTCGACCGTGGTGTCGGTGCTGGCCCGCATGGTGTTCGATTATGCCATCTGGTCACGCACCGAAGCGCAGCGCCCGATGCTGCTGGTCTGCGAAGAAGCCCACCGCTACGTCCCCAAGGATGAATCGGGCGGCAACCAGGCCGTGCGCCGCATCCTCGAGCGGATCGCCAAGGAAGGCCGTAAATATGGCGTCAGCCTGGGCCTCATCACGCAGCGCCCGTCTGATCTGGCCGAAGGCGTGCTCTCGCAGTGCGGTACCATCATCTCGATGCGTCTCAACAACGAACGAGATCAGGACGTGGTGCGCGCCGCCATGCCCGAAGGCGCGCGCGGCTTCCTCGATGCCATCCCGGCCTTGCGCAACCGCGAATGCATTGCCTCGGGCGAAGGCGTGAACATCCCGATCCGCGTCACCTTCGATAATCTGGAAGCCGAGAAGCGCCCGGCATCGAGCGATCCGAGCTTTGCCGAAATGTGGCGCCAGACCGGCGATGAAGAAGGCATCATCCAGCGCACCGTCCGCCGCTGGCGCGGTCACGGAAAGTAA
- the fdxA gene encoding ferredoxin FdxA yields the protein MTYVVTDACIRCKYMDCVEVCPVDCFYEGENMLVINPNECIDCGVCEPECPAEAILPDTEADTDKWVEINAKFSAEWPNITVKKDSPEDADEFKGKDGKYEEYFSPEPGTGD from the coding sequence ATGACCTATGTCGTCACCGACGCCTGTATCCGCTGCAAATATATGGACTGCGTCGAGGTCTGCCCGGTCGACTGCTTCTATGAGGGCGAGAACATGCTCGTGATCAATCCCAACGAATGCATCGATTGCGGCGTGTGCGAACCCGAATGCCCGGCCGAGGCGATCCTCCCCGATACCGAGGCGGACACCGACAAATGGGTCGAAATCAACGCCAAGTTCAGCGCCGAATGGCCCAACATCACGGTCAAGAAGGACAGCCCGGAGGACGCCGACGAGTTCAAGGGCAAGGACGGCAAATATGAGGAATATTTCTCGCCCGAGCCCGGCACGGGCGACTGA
- a CDS encoding M23 family metallopeptidase has translation MAESDPGFGAMARQLRERTPMPKTRPAFLNNLPAMAGIGLLTVGASALAMQPLIEPAAPLPHDALAQEYRAAGIAPQYRGGGVGMRMAAGAAVEPLSDVPERPFRDLVATLGEGDRLDASLKRAGVADRDARAARAAVTAVSPSELAAGTKVNVRLGRARSDGSRPLETLSLKARYDLQVSLERVDEKFMVRTAAIAVTAEPVRVSGRVGQGLYWSLRGAGVSPKMASDYIKAIGARFDVGEVTSGDRFDLVMEKKMTEAGEELAGALLYAGVKRQGREALDLMRWNVGGQIKWVDTGGLDGTSESGMIWPVNAPISSNFGMRRHPILRYTRMHSGIDFAARSGTPIVAAADGKVIASGWAGGNGRRVKLAHDGGIVTSYSHMSSIAVPSGTEVRRGQVIGTVGSSGLSTGPHLHYEVSVGGRKVDPRSVDIVRRNPLSPAQMKALKARHQQYLALEPVAPPSPTV, from the coding sequence ATGGCCGAGAGTGATCCGGGTTTCGGGGCGATGGCGCGCCAGTTGCGCGAGCGCACCCCCATGCCCAAAACGCGGCCTGCCTTCCTCAATAATCTGCCCGCCATGGCGGGGATCGGGCTGCTCACCGTTGGCGCGAGCGCGCTGGCGATGCAGCCGCTGATCGAGCCTGCCGCGCCGTTGCCGCACGATGCATTGGCGCAGGAATATCGCGCTGCCGGAATCGCGCCGCAATATCGCGGCGGCGGTGTGGGCATGCGCATGGCGGCGGGCGCGGCGGTCGAACCGCTGAGCGATGTGCCCGAGCGGCCCTTCCGCGACCTGGTGGCGACGCTGGGCGAAGGTGACCGGCTCGATGCCAGCCTGAAGCGCGCGGGCGTGGCGGACCGCGATGCACGCGCGGCGCGCGCGGCGGTGACAGCGGTCTCGCCAAGCGAGCTCGCAGCGGGCACCAAGGTCAATGTGCGCCTCGGCCGCGCGCGCAGCGACGGATCGCGTCCCTTGGAGACACTCAGCCTCAAGGCGCGCTACGACCTCCAGGTCAGCCTTGAACGCGTCGATGAAAAATTCATGGTGCGGACCGCCGCCATCGCGGTGACGGCCGAACCGGTGCGGGTGAGCGGACGGGTCGGGCAGGGCCTCTACTGGTCGCTGCGCGGCGCCGGAGTCAGCCCCAAAATGGCAAGCGACTATATCAAGGCCATCGGCGCGCGCTTCGACGTGGGCGAGGTGACCAGCGGCGACCGCTTCGACCTGGTGATGGAAAAGAAAATGACCGAGGCGGGCGAAGAGCTGGCCGGGGCGTTGCTCTATGCCGGCGTGAAGCGGCAGGGGCGCGAGGCACTGGACCTGATGCGCTGGAATGTCGGCGGACAGATCAAATGGGTCGATACGGGCGGGCTCGACGGGACCAGCGAGAGCGGCATGATCTGGCCGGTCAATGCGCCGATCAGCAGCAATTTTGGCATGCGCCGCCATCCCATCCTGCGCTACACGCGCATGCATTCGGGCATCGACTTTGCCGCGCGCAGCGGCACGCCCATCGTGGCGGCCGCCGATGGCAAGGTGATCGCATCGGGCTGGGCCGGGGGCAATGGCCGGCGCGTGAAGCTGGCCCATGATGGCGGCATCGTCACGAGCTATTCGCACATGAGCAGCATCGCCGTGCCGAGCGGGACCGAGGTCCGGCGCGGGCAAGTGATCGGCACTGTCGGCTCCTCCGGCCTGTCGACCGGGCCGCACCTTCATTATGAAGTCAGCGTGGGCGGACGGAAGGTCGATCCGCGCAGCGTCGATATCGTGCGGCGCAATCCGCTATCGCCCGCGCAGATGAAGGCATTGAAGGCGCGTCACCAGCAATATCTGGCGCTGGAGCCGGTCGCGCCGCCGAGCCCGACGGTTTAG
- a CDS encoding glycosyl transferase family protein, with the protein MSLANILALVAGELALFAACGFILFALDDLLVDILYFTRRLWRSATVYRKYPRAFARDMQAATKPGWIAVFVPAWDESAVIDNMLRSTIERWGAADFKLFVGYYRNDPATAAAIMAVEDERIVPVMVDADGPTTKADCLNNLHDALLAEETHAGRAAKAVLLHDAEDLVHPLELALFDRLVERAAAVQLPVVPLIHPSSRWISGHYCDEFAESHGKELVVREAVGASIPLAGVACAIERSALARLATQHEGKPFSGESQTEDYELGLRLGAMGERTMFVRIPAIPGDDALVASHGHFPADLDSAIRQKARWIGGIAFSGWDRLGWRGGLGERWMRMRDRRGPFAALVMFCGYLAAFLWGQLWIAEAMGAPVAPRIDPTLKLLLLINAAFLIWRLVMRFAFTARIYGVGQGLLAIPRLFISNAIAMLAAKRAFASHLKGGPKQWDKTRHIFPEPQS; encoded by the coding sequence TTGAGCCTTGCCAATATTCTCGCGCTGGTTGCAGGCGAGCTCGCGCTGTTCGCGGCGTGCGGCTTCATCCTGTTCGCGCTCGACGACCTTCTGGTCGATATCCTTTATTTCACCCGGCGGTTGTGGCGCTCGGCCACCGTCTACCGAAAATATCCCCGCGCCTTCGCGCGCGACATGCAGGCTGCGACAAAGCCCGGCTGGATCGCGGTCTTCGTCCCCGCCTGGGATGAAAGCGCGGTGATCGACAACATGCTGCGCTCGACCATCGAGCGCTGGGGCGCGGCCGATTTCAAATTGTTCGTGGGCTATTATCGCAACGATCCCGCCACCGCGGCCGCGATCATGGCGGTCGAGGATGAGCGCATCGTCCCGGTGATGGTCGATGCCGATGGCCCCACCACCAAGGCCGATTGCCTCAACAATTTGCACGATGCGCTGTTGGCCGAAGAGACCCATGCCGGCCGCGCCGCCAAGGCGGTGCTGCTGCACGATGCCGAAGACCTGGTCCACCCGCTCGAGCTTGCCCTGTTCGACCGGCTGGTGGAGCGGGCGGCAGCGGTGCAGCTGCCGGTGGTGCCGCTGATCCACCCTTCCTCCCGCTGGATCAGCGGCCATTATTGCGACGAGTTCGCCGAAAGCCATGGCAAGGAGCTGGTGGTGCGCGAAGCGGTCGGCGCCTCGATCCCGCTCGCCGGCGTCGCCTGCGCGATCGAACGGTCCGCACTCGCGCGCCTCGCCACCCAGCATGAAGGCAAACCCTTTTCGGGCGAAAGCCAGACCGAGGATTATGAGCTCGGCCTGCGCCTCGGCGCGATGGGAGAGCGCACCATGTTCGTGCGCATCCCCGCCATTCCGGGCGACGATGCGCTGGTCGCCAGCCACGGCCATTTCCCAGCCGACCTCGACAGCGCCATCCGACAGAAGGCGCGCTGGATCGGCGGCATCGCCTTTTCCGGCTGGGATCGGCTCGGCTGGCGCGGTGGGCTGGGCGAACGGTGGATGCGCATGCGCGACCGGCGCGGTCCCTTTGCCGCGCTGGTCATGTTCTGCGGCTATCTGGCGGCCTTCCTGTGGGGCCAGCTGTGGATTGCCGAAGCGATGGGCGCGCCCGTCGCCCCCCGCATCGATCCCACGCTCAAGCTGCTGCTGCTGATCAATGCCGCTTTCCTCATCTGGCGGCTGGTCATGCGCTTTGCCTTTACCGCGCGCATCTATGGCGTTGGGCAGGGCCTGCTCGCCATCCCGCGCCTCTTCATCTCCAATGCCATCGCCATGCTGGCCGCCAAGCGCGCCTTCGCCAGCCATCTCAAGGGCGGCCCCAAACAATGGGACAAGACCCGCCATATTTTCCCGGAGCCGCAATCATGA
- a CDS encoding TIGR02186 family protein, with protein MKRLFLPLLFFFALSAQSQPLLVPDISAREVQIRYSFTGAQLLLFGAIVYPGGRVPDEPADVVVVLRGPVEPILLREKQQVAGIWMNADSHRFRSAPGFYAVASSAPLDSLVDERTAAIYELGLNNLQLSPGGGARPDKERRFEAGLIDLRARQQLYKEMPGGVEIEQDVLYRARISIPSRVPVGTYTAETFLVQDGRVLAVATRDILIDKTGFERFIALAAARHPWFYGLAAVTISLLLGALAAFLFRKER; from the coding sequence GTGAAGCGGCTCTTCCTCCCCCTCCTCTTCTTCTTCGCGCTCTCGGCGCAGAGCCAGCCCTTGCTCGTGCCCGACATTTCGGCGCGCGAGGTGCAGATCCGCTACAGCTTCACCGGGGCGCAGCTCCTCCTGTTCGGTGCGATCGTCTATCCCGGCGGCCGCGTGCCCGATGAGCCCGCCGATGTCGTCGTCGTACTGCGTGGCCCGGTCGAGCCGATCCTGCTGCGCGAAAAGCAACAGGTGGCGGGCATCTGGATGAATGCGGACAGCCACCGCTTCCGCTCCGCTCCCGGCTTCTACGCTGTCGCCAGCTCGGCCCCGCTCGACAGCCTGGTCGATGAGCGCACCGCCGCCATTTACGAGCTCGGCCTCAATAATCTGCAGCTTTCGCCCGGCGGCGGCGCACGCCCGGACAAGGAACGCCGCTTCGAAGCCGGGCTCATCGACCTTCGCGCCCGCCAGCAACTCTACAAGGAAATGCCTGGCGGGGTGGAGATCGAACAGGACGTGCTCTACCGCGCCCGCATCTCCATCCCCAGCCGCGTGCCGGTCGGCACCTACACCGCCGAAACCTTCCTGGTGCAGGATGGCCGCGTGCTCGCCGTCGCCACCCGCGATATCCTCATCGACAAGACCGGTTTCGAGCGCTTCATCGCGCTTGCCGCGGCGCGCCACCCCTGGTTCTACGGGCTCGCCGCGGTGACCATTTCTCTGCTTCTCGGGGCGCTTGCAGCCTTTCTCTTTCGCAAAGAGCGCTAA
- a CDS encoding sulfite exporter TauE/SafE family protein, with product MDIYLPVAGMSVNALLIIALGGLVGILSGLFGVGGGFLTTPFLIFYGISPTVAVASATTQITGASVSGVAAHMKRKGVDLQMGVVLIVGGLVGSIFGAGLFRLLQASGQVDLVIGFLYVVMLGSIGGLMLRDALVALGWVKFPQKDTPRPRHNKWVASLPLRWRFYASGLYISPLAPLLLGFVSGILTVLLGVGGGFIVVPAMIYILGMSPRVVVGTSLVMMLAVAAATTMIHSLTTQAVDIVLATLLLLGSVIGAQYGARLANVIKPDLLRFGLAVMILAVAIRMLLGLAWQPPEVYSIVTL from the coding sequence GTGGATATCTACCTCCCCGTCGCCGGCATGTCGGTCAATGCGCTGCTGATCATCGCGCTTGGCGGGCTGGTGGGCATCCTGTCCGGGCTGTTCGGCGTAGGCGGCGGCTTCCTCACCACACCGTTTCTCATCTTCTACGGCATCAGCCCCACCGTCGCCGTCGCCTCGGCCACGACCCAGATTACCGGCGCCTCGGTTTCGGGCGTTGCCGCGCACATGAAACGCAAGGGCGTCGATTTGCAGATGGGGGTGGTTCTCATCGTCGGCGGCCTTGTCGGCTCGATCTTCGGCGCTGGCCTGTTTCGCCTGCTCCAGGCCTCGGGCCAGGTCGATCTGGTGATCGGCTTTCTCTACGTCGTCATGCTCGGCAGCATCGGCGGGCTCATGCTGCGCGATGCCCTGGTGGCATTGGGCTGGGTCAAATTCCCGCAGAAGGACACGCCCCGCCCCCGCCACAATAAATGGGTCGCCAGCCTGCCCTTGCGGTGGCGCTTCTATGCCTCGGGCCTCTACATCTCCCCGCTCGCGCCGCTGCTGCTCGGTTTCGTTTCGGGCATCCTCACCGTGCTGCTGGGCGTGGGCGGCGGCTTCATTGTCGTGCCTGCCATGATCTATATCTTGGGGATGAGCCCGCGCGTCGTGGTCGGCACCAGCCTCGTCATGATGCTGGCGGTCGCTGCGGCCACCACCATGATCCACAGCCTGACCACGCAGGCGGTCGATATCGTGCTGGCCACGCTGCTGCTCTTGGGCAGCGTCATCGGCGCCCAATATGGTGCGCGCCTCGCCAATGTGATCAAGCCCGACCTGCTGCGCTTCGGCTTGGCGGTCATGATCCTTGCTGTTGCCATCCGCATGCTGCTCGGCCTCGCCTGGCAGCCGCCCGAAGTCTATTCGATCGTGACGTTGTGA
- a CDS encoding S4 domain-containing protein produces the protein MRIDTFLTRIRLARTRGRVQHIVDEGLIRVDGRRVEKPSMEVREGSVLTLPMHGQIRVIRVLALPTRRGPPAEARACYEELGQTANDSHQADGR, from the coding sequence GTGCGGATCGACACTTTCCTCACCCGCATCCGCCTTGCCCGCACGCGCGGGCGCGTCCAGCATATCGTCGATGAAGGCCTGATCCGCGTGGATGGCCGGCGCGTCGAAAAGCCCAGCATGGAAGTGCGCGAGGGGAGCGTGCTCACCTTGCCCATGCACGGCCAGATTCGCGTCATCCGCGTGCTGGCTCTGCCCACCCGCCGCGGCCCGCCCGCCGAAGCACGCGCCTGCTATGAAGAGCTCGGCCAAACTGCAAACGACTCGCATCAAGCCGATGGGCGTTGA